Proteins from one Geomonas agri genomic window:
- a CDS encoding c-type cytochrome translates to MSVCVALAMLLSGCAKSPEPPPTASTRGAQLFKERCAPCHPDGGNVINPKKTLHGGVLADNGITTPAGIVARMRKPGPGMTSFDPATIPDTDAHLIAEYILATYR, encoded by the coding sequence ATGAGTGTCTGCGTCGCCCTCGCCATGCTCTTAAGCGGATGCGCCAAGTCCCCGGAGCCTCCACCCACGGCCAGCACGCGGGGCGCCCAACTCTTCAAGGAGCGCTGCGCCCCCTGCCACCCCGACGGCGGCAACGTCATCAACCCGAAGAAAACCTTGCACGGCGGCGTGCTAGCCGATAACGGCATCACCACGCCCGCCGGGATCGTGGCCAGGATGCGCAAGCCGGGCCCGGGCATGACCAGTTTCGACCCGGCCACCATCCCCGACACCGACGCCCACCTCATAGCCGAGTACATTCTCGCCACCTACCGCTGA
- a CDS encoding NAD(P)H-binding protein, with protein sequence MTQTENAKAKVLITGGTGFIGSRLVNALAAEGIPIRCLVRRSDAVFPPQVEVAQGDLLQRNSLLAPLRGIETAYYLVHAMAGDRAGFEQRDRQAAENFVTAAEMQGVKRVIYLGGLGEEGDQLSEHLASRLEVARILQRGAFQTTYLRAAVIIGAGGASFEMIRYLVERLPVMITPRWVSTRCQFIAVQDVIAYLVGCLKDPRTAGQTYDIGGPELLSYRDMMERFAEVEKKFIKIIPVPFLTPKLSSYWVWLITPVKPSISMPLIEGLGNEVICHDQEIRKILPIPLTGFEDAVRRALEEEAGQAQAIPT encoded by the coding sequence TTGACTCAGACAGAGAACGCAAAAGCGAAGGTACTGATCACCGGGGGCACCGGTTTCATCGGCAGCAGGCTGGTCAACGCGCTGGCGGCGGAAGGTATCCCGATCCGATGCCTGGTGCGCAGGTCGGATGCCGTCTTTCCCCCGCAGGTGGAGGTGGCACAGGGGGATCTGCTGCAGCGCAACTCGCTGCTCGCGCCATTGCGGGGGATCGAGACCGCGTACTACCTGGTGCACGCCATGGCCGGCGACCGCGCGGGATTCGAGCAGCGCGACCGCCAGGCGGCGGAGAATTTTGTAACGGCGGCGGAGATGCAGGGGGTGAAGCGGGTCATCTACCTGGGGGGACTGGGCGAGGAAGGTGACCAACTCTCGGAGCACCTAGCGAGCCGTCTGGAGGTGGCGAGGATCCTGCAGCGCGGTGCTTTCCAGACCACCTATCTGAGGGCCGCCGTCATCATCGGTGCGGGGGGCGCCTCTTTCGAGATGATCCGTTACCTCGTAGAGCGGCTTCCGGTCATGATCACACCGCGCTGGGTCTCCACCCGATGCCAGTTCATCGCGGTCCAGGACGTGATCGCCTACCTGGTGGGGTGCCTGAAGGACCCGCGCACCGCCGGGCAGACCTACGACATCGGTGGGCCGGAACTGCTGTCCTACCGCGACATGATGGAGCGCTTCGCCGAGGTGGAAAAGAAGTTCATCAAGATCATCCCGGTCCCGTTCCTGACCCCGAAACTCTCCTCTTACTGGGTCTGGCTGATCACGCCGGTGAAGCCGTCCATTTCGATGCCGCTCATCGAAGGGCTTGGCAACGAGGTTATCTGCCACGACCAGGAGATCAGGAAGATTCTGCCTATCCCCCTTACCGGCTTCGAGGATGCGGTGCGTCGGGCGCTGGAGGAGGAGGCTGGGCAGGCCCAGGCGATTCCCACATGA
- a CDS encoding PAS domain-containing hybrid sensor histidine kinase/response regulator, which yields MATNDSTPPSTPPPSGKGSTGRPPLEQMLADHYLKILAQAPVLIWRANTKAECDWFNDTWLSFTGRTMEQEYGSGWAEGVHPEDLQRCVDIWLGAFEKRESFEMEYRLRRHDGEFRWILDIGRPMQAVDDSFAGYIGYCFDITDRKRAEMELVLARESAEAANKAKSDFLANMSHEIRTPMNSIMGMSQLLAFTELTAEQKEYVDGILASSEGLLAIINDILDLSKVEAGKIDLELHSFSIRRSINEVLKTQMSAVVAKALFLRANVAEDVPDTLVGDQLRLKQVLLNIVGNAIKFTKEGGVTVSVTIKEQRADVIDLQISVIDSGVGITAEAIDRIFSPFGQEDSSTTRKYGGTGLGLSISSKLVELMGGTLWAESRKNAGSSFRMVIPFRRSSELLGSQTPSRSEARPLWEGKKLHILLADDQETNRSVMSRLLERFGHTLHTAAHGEEVLRKWHEQRFDVILMDVEMPTMDGTEAMRRIRDLEQASGNRTAIIAITAHALKNQQEMFLQLGYDGYVAKPVEIASLLQELKRCLQVSEVRQDLPSQAVPPSAADSVDIAKLADILSSVVPLLQQRNMMVLDKVSDLANAAPELPALSQLNQQIRQFDCTAALQTVQRLCEELNIRIDQRL from the coding sequence ATGGCAACGAACGACAGTACCCCTCCCAGCACGCCCCCACCCTCGGGCAAAGGCTCGACCGGGCGCCCCCCCCTTGAGCAGATGCTGGCCGACCACTACCTGAAAATCCTGGCTCAAGCACCGGTACTCATCTGGCGCGCCAACACCAAGGCGGAGTGCGACTGGTTTAACGACACCTGGCTCTCGTTCACCGGCCGGACTATGGAACAGGAATACGGCAGTGGCTGGGCCGAAGGGGTACACCCGGAGGACCTGCAGCGTTGCGTAGATATCTGGCTGGGGGCTTTCGAGAAGCGGGAAAGTTTCGAGATGGAGTACCGCCTGCGCCGTCACGACGGTGAGTTCCGCTGGATCCTGGACATCGGCCGCCCGATGCAAGCGGTAGACGACAGCTTCGCAGGCTACATCGGCTACTGCTTCGACATCACCGATCGGAAAAGGGCGGAAATGGAGCTGGTGCTGGCACGGGAGAGCGCTGAGGCGGCCAACAAGGCCAAGAGCGACTTCCTCGCCAACATGAGCCACGAGATCCGCACCCCGATGAACAGCATCATGGGGATGTCGCAGCTGCTTGCCTTCACCGAGCTCACTGCCGAGCAGAAGGAGTACGTGGACGGTATCCTGGCCTCGTCCGAGGGGCTTTTGGCCATCATCAACGACATCCTCGACCTGTCCAAGGTGGAGGCCGGCAAGATCGACTTGGAGCTGCACAGCTTCAGCATCAGGCGCAGCATCAACGAGGTCCTCAAGACTCAGATGAGCGCGGTGGTGGCAAAAGCGCTCTTCTTGCGCGCCAACGTCGCCGAGGATGTGCCCGACACCCTAGTGGGTGACCAGCTGAGGCTGAAGCAGGTGCTGCTCAACATCGTCGGCAACGCCATCAAGTTCACCAAAGAAGGGGGCGTCACTGTCTCGGTCACGATCAAGGAGCAGCGCGCCGACGTCATCGATCTCCAGATCAGCGTCATCGACAGCGGCGTCGGCATAACCGCCGAAGCGATCGACCGCATCTTCTCCCCGTTCGGCCAGGAGGACAGCTCCACCACGCGCAAGTACGGCGGCACCGGGCTTGGGCTCTCCATAAGCAGCAAGCTAGTCGAGCTCATGGGGGGAACTCTCTGGGCCGAAAGCCGCAAAAACGCAGGGAGCAGCTTCCGCATGGTAATCCCGTTCCGGCGCTCCAGCGAATTGCTGGGGTCCCAAACCCCCTCCAGGAGCGAGGCACGGCCACTGTGGGAAGGCAAGAAGCTGCACATCCTGCTGGCCGACGACCAGGAAACCAACCGGAGCGTCATGTCACGGCTTTTGGAACGCTTCGGGCACACGCTACATACCGCCGCCCACGGGGAAGAGGTGTTGCGCAAATGGCACGAGCAACGCTTCGACGTCATCCTGATGGACGTGGAAATGCCTACCATGGACGGCACCGAAGCCATGCGCCGCATCAGAGACCTCGAACAGGCTTCGGGCAACCGTACCGCTATCATCGCCATCACCGCCCACGCGCTCAAGAACCAGCAGGAGATGTTCCTGCAGTTGGGCTACGACGGTTACGTCGCAAAACCGGTCGAAATCGCCTCGTTGCTGCAGGAACTGAAGCGCTGCCTTCAGGTGTCCGAAGTCAGGCAGGACCTTCCCTCGCAGGCAGTTCCCCCCTCAGCGGCAGATTCTGTTGACATCGCCAAACTTGCCGACATACTTAGCTCCGTGGTCCCACTGTTACAGCAAAGAAACATGATGGTGCTGGACAAGGTTAGCGACCTTGCCAATGCCGCTCCCGAACTCCCCGCGCTGTCTCAGTTGAACCAGCAAATCAGGCAGTTTGATTGCACCGCAGCCCTACAGACAGTGCAAAGGCTGTGCGAAGAGCTGAACATCCGGATTGACCAGCGTCTGTAA
- a CDS encoding PilZ domain-containing protein: MEPNFYRPTVQTSPEQDSAEILSSFRALIKSGAGTRVKLLNYYKGLPISYPATLVEISGQVLELDVHPQQAVALGLSGRTCIKCGTFSQTLLADVKDADVRRMMASLHNFCYVDLMAEQRASLRLELDPPCEAEIIASGHTVAAQALDVSLGGFSMLSAQASQLAKRDEVLLKVMMPNLLHNTVTPLEVPATVVDVACGNDGDLCRFSISSDAQAEGVLSRFIFQRQVDLIRELKEMSG, translated from the coding sequence ATGGAACCTAACTTTTACCGGCCGACGGTGCAGACCTCCCCGGAACAGGACTCGGCGGAGATACTCTCCAGTTTCCGGGCACTCATCAAAAGCGGGGCGGGGACCAGGGTGAAGCTGCTGAACTACTACAAGGGATTGCCGATCAGCTATCCGGCGACCCTCGTGGAAATCAGCGGGCAGGTCCTGGAACTGGACGTGCACCCGCAGCAGGCGGTCGCCCTGGGGCTGTCCGGTCGGACCTGCATCAAGTGCGGCACCTTCAGCCAGACCCTGTTGGCCGACGTCAAGGACGCGGACGTGCGGCGCATGATGGCCTCGCTGCACAACTTCTGCTACGTGGACCTCATGGCTGAACAGCGCGCGTCACTGCGGCTCGAACTGGATCCTCCCTGCGAGGCAGAGATAATTGCGTCGGGACACACCGTGGCGGCACAGGCGCTCGATGTCTCCCTGGGGGGATTCTCGATGCTGAGCGCGCAGGCGAGCCAACTGGCCAAAAGGGACGAGGTGCTGCTCAAGGTGATGATGCCCAACCTGCTGCACAACACGGTGACCCCGCTGGAGGTGCCGGCGACCGTGGTTGACGTCGCCTGTGGCAACGACGGCGACCTCTGCCGCTTTTCCATAAGCTCCGATGCACAGGCAGAAGGGGTGCTGTCCCGTTTCATCTTCCAGCGCCAGGTGGACCTGATCCGGGAATTGAAGGAGATGAGCGGCTAG
- a CDS encoding glutathionylspermidine synthase family protein: MQRIAVTPRDNWRERVESVGMLYHTIDGVPYWDESACYRFTRSEIDMLDTATAELHSLCLQAVEEVIRRDLFTRLRIPKEFAALVIDSWENDEPTLYGRFDLVWDGNGHPKMYEYNADTPTSLLEASVVQWFWLRETRPDYDQFNSIHEKLIRFWQRWPNLHTTPIHFACAGDAMEDLGNLEYLRDTALQGGARTRRLFIEEIGWDSARLDFVDLDDAPIRVLFKLYPWEWMIREEFGRHLTRARIRLLEPPWKMVLSNKGILPILWDLFEGHPNLLPASFEDQPLLGEFVRKPLFSREGSNIEIHRAGSVTRTPGSYGGDGYIMQRYQPLPDFGGNYPVIGSWVIDGDPAGIGIREDATEITTNGSRFLPHFFVEG, translated from the coding sequence GTGCAGCGCATCGCGGTAACGCCGCGCGACAACTGGCGCGAGCGGGTCGAGTCGGTGGGGATGCTCTACCACACTATCGACGGCGTCCCATACTGGGACGAATCCGCCTGCTACCGCTTCACGCGCAGCGAGATCGACATGCTCGACACTGCTACCGCCGAACTACACTCGCTCTGCCTGCAGGCCGTCGAGGAGGTGATCCGGCGCGACCTGTTCACCCGGCTCCGCATTCCCAAAGAGTTCGCAGCGCTGGTGATCGATTCCTGGGAGAACGACGAGCCCACCCTGTACGGGCGCTTCGACCTGGTCTGGGACGGCAACGGACATCCCAAGATGTACGAGTACAATGCCGACACCCCCACCTCCCTGCTGGAAGCGAGCGTGGTGCAGTGGTTCTGGCTTCGGGAGACCCGCCCCGACTACGACCAGTTCAACTCCATCCATGAGAAGCTGATCCGCTTCTGGCAGCGCTGGCCCAACCTGCACACGACTCCGATCCACTTCGCCTGCGCCGGCGATGCCATGGAAGACCTGGGCAACCTGGAATACCTGCGCGACACCGCCCTGCAGGGAGGCGCGCGCACGCGCCGGCTCTTCATCGAGGAGATCGGCTGGGACAGCGCCAGGTTGGATTTCGTCGACCTCGACGACGCGCCCATCCGGGTGCTGTTCAAGCTCTACCCGTGGGAGTGGATGATCCGGGAGGAGTTCGGTCGCCACCTGACCCGGGCCAGGATCCGCCTTTTGGAGCCCCCTTGGAAGATGGTGCTCAGCAACAAGGGGATCCTCCCCATCCTGTGGGACCTGTTCGAGGGGCACCCGAACCTCCTGCCGGCCAGCTTCGAGGATCAGCCCCTGCTGGGGGAGTTCGTCCGCAAGCCCCTCTTCTCCCGGGAGGGGAGCAACATCGAGATCCACCGGGCGGGGAGCGTGACCAGGACCCCCGGCAGCTACGGCGGCGACGGCTACATCATGCAGCGCTACCAGCCGCTGCCCGATTTCGGCGGCAACTACCCGGTGATCGGCTCCTGGGTGATCGACGGCGACCCCGCCGGGATCGGCATCCGGGAGGATGCGACGGAGATCACGACCAACGGCAGCAGGTTCCTGCCGCACTTTTTCGTGGAGGGATGA
- a CDS encoding response regulator: protein MKCLIIEDNEFLREGLMMFLQGVAEIETAGNGREGVDRFSTALQQGHPFDLVLLDIVMPEMDGQQALKLMRQAERQHGSDGRKSVIIMTTALNSPANMEEAMWDGDCSDYLVKPVARADLMAILQRHGLL from the coding sequence ATGAAGTGCTTGATCATTGAGGACAACGAATTCCTGCGCGAGGGTCTCATGATGTTTCTGCAGGGGGTAGCGGAGATCGAGACCGCGGGCAATGGCCGGGAGGGGGTGGATCGCTTCTCCACCGCGCTGCAGCAGGGGCACCCGTTCGACCTAGTGCTGCTTGACATCGTCATGCCGGAGATGGACGGCCAGCAGGCCCTGAAGCTGATGCGCCAAGCGGAACGGCAACACGGCAGCGACGGGCGCAAGAGTGTCATCATCATGACCACTGCCCTGAACTCCCCTGCCAACATGGAAGAGGCAATGTGGGACGGCGACTGCTCCGACTACCTGGTGAAGCCGGTGGCGCGGGCCGACCTGATGGCCATCCTGCAGCGCCACGGCCTGCTGTGA
- the modA gene encoding molybdate ABC transporter substrate-binding protein — MKKVLTQAASSFLVLLLLATPVLAGEITISAAASLKEAINELADSFTRKHPDTRIVRNYGASGTLAKQIESGAPADIFISANEQWMSYLQERRLVSSVEILACNTLVFAGSTTKRVSGMHDLVALDRIALGSPKSVPAGEYAAEAISKAGLTRQLGGKLVFAKDVRESMMYAERGEVEGAFVYRSDALLGKRARILFTVPQKLYPRVTYPMALTSSAAGKGEAAAFFHYLKQPETVSVLKKYGFSF; from the coding sequence ATGAAGAAAGTACTGACCCAGGCAGCATCGTCCTTCTTGGTCCTGCTGCTGCTCGCCACACCGGTTCTCGCCGGGGAAATCACCATCTCCGCCGCCGCCAGCCTCAAGGAAGCGATCAACGAACTCGCCGACAGTTTTACCCGCAAACACCCCGACACCAGGATCGTCAGGAACTACGGCGCTTCCGGTACCCTCGCCAAGCAGATCGAAAGTGGCGCCCCCGCCGACATCTTCATCTCGGCCAACGAACAATGGATGAGCTACCTCCAAGAGCGGAGGCTGGTTTCCTCCGTCGAGATTCTGGCCTGCAACACCCTGGTCTTTGCCGGCAGCACGACCAAGAGGGTCAGCGGCATGCACGACCTCGTCGCCCTGGACAGGATCGCGTTAGGTAGCCCCAAGAGCGTCCCTGCCGGCGAGTACGCCGCCGAGGCCATCAGCAAGGCGGGCCTGACACGGCAACTGGGGGGGAAACTGGTCTTCGCCAAAGACGTCCGGGAGAGCATGATGTACGCCGAGCGCGGCGAGGTGGAGGGGGCCTTCGTCTACCGCAGCGACGCACTGCTGGGGAAGCGGGCGCGCATCCTGTTCACCGTGCCGCAAAAGCTCTACCCGCGCGTGACCTACCCGATGGCGCTCACCTCGTCAGCGGCCGGCAAGGGCGAGGCTGCTGCCTTCTTTCATTATCTGAAACAGCCCGAGACAGTCTCGGTATTAAAGAAATACGGCTTCTCATTCTAG
- a CDS encoding DUF2235 domain-containing protein codes for MSKKLVVCFDGTWNKPDEQSDGRDTNTNVERLFASVAGADARHYSDGDLPAGTLKWYESGVGTKWYEHIRGGAFGYGLSLNIREGYKFLIDNYEQGDEIYVYGFSRGAYTARSMVGLIRNSGLLDRDKILQVRAGANEKYPGWPRPTVEEFKRIHPDDIPHIMDAYQLYRNRDGSADTDFAVSFRDQFAHQGVKIRLLGVWDTVGALGIPFKVFESFNAEHYKFHDQELSAIVENAFHAIAIDEHRENYDVTIWNPKQKVNQVMEQVWFAGAHADVGGGYDVPVHPLADAALAWMQKKSLLNGSGLSFTEMQQVDEDKIKEAQPTDSFRQFLGGVYRMLKDRYYRKMGAIEFGNEFCSEICGQISGYSPRNQGYITVKIEVPAPQQ; via the coding sequence ATGTCAAAGAAACTGGTGGTGTGCTTTGATGGGACCTGGAACAAACCCGACGAACAAAGCGACGGCAGGGATACCAACACCAACGTGGAGCGGCTTTTCGCTTCCGTGGCCGGCGCCGATGCCAGGCATTACTCCGATGGCGACCTTCCGGCCGGCACGCTGAAATGGTACGAATCGGGTGTCGGCACCAAGTGGTACGAACACATCCGCGGCGGCGCCTTCGGCTACGGACTGTCCCTGAATATCCGCGAGGGGTACAAGTTCCTGATCGACAACTATGAACAGGGTGACGAGATCTACGTCTACGGCTTCAGTCGCGGCGCCTACACGGCCAGGAGCATGGTGGGGCTGATCAGGAATTCAGGGCTGCTGGACCGCGACAAGATCCTCCAAGTCAGGGCGGGTGCGAATGAGAAGTACCCCGGCTGGCCCCGCCCGACGGTGGAAGAGTTCAAGAGGATTCATCCCGACGACATCCCGCACATCATGGACGCCTACCAGCTGTACCGCAACCGCGACGGCAGCGCCGACACCGATTTCGCGGTCAGCTTCAGGGACCAGTTCGCACACCAGGGGGTGAAGATCAGACTGCTCGGCGTCTGGGACACAGTCGGGGCGCTCGGGATCCCCTTCAAGGTGTTCGAGTCCTTCAACGCGGAACACTACAAGTTCCACGACCAGGAGCTGAGCGCCATCGTGGAGAATGCCTTTCATGCCATCGCCATCGACGAGCACCGCGAGAATTATGACGTCACCATATGGAATCCGAAGCAGAAGGTGAACCAGGTCATGGAGCAGGTCTGGTTTGCCGGTGCCCACGCCGACGTCGGTGGGGGGTATGACGTGCCGGTGCATCCCCTTGCCGATGCCGCGCTGGCGTGGATGCAGAAGAAGAGCCTTCTTAACGGGTCGGGACTGAGCTTCACCGAGATGCAGCAGGTTGATGAGGACAAGATCAAGGAGGCACAGCCGACCGACTCGTTCCGGCAGTTCCTGGGCGGGGTGTACCGGATGTTGAAGGATCGCTACTACCGGAAGATGGGGGCAATCGAGTTCGGCAACGAGTTCTGCAGCGAGATCTGCGGCCAGATCTCGGGCTACTCACCAAGGAACCAGGGGTACATCACGGTCAAGATAGAGGTGCCGGCGCCTCAGCAGTGA
- a CDS encoding MarR family winged helix-turn-helix transcriptional regulator, with protein MDTRNIAAIISETRAGINRYLLQELKRLGMEGLAPSHGAILYHLFTNDEVTMKDLAKAVRRDKSTVTALVGKLVANGYVDKVSSTLDQRTVYVRLSQRGQALQPVFQEVSRNLIDQMWRGVDEAEQRELVRLLKKIRANLP; from the coding sequence ATGGACACTCGCAACATCGCCGCCATCATCAGCGAAACCCGCGCCGGCATCAACCGGTACCTGCTCCAGGAGCTCAAACGCCTGGGGATGGAGGGACTCGCCCCTTCGCACGGCGCCATCCTGTATCACCTCTTCACTAACGATGAGGTCACCATGAAGGACCTGGCCAAGGCGGTGCGCCGGGACAAGTCAACGGTCACCGCACTGGTGGGGAAGCTGGTCGCCAACGGCTACGTGGACAAGGTGAGCAGCACGCTGGACCAAAGGACGGTGTACGTCAGGCTGTCACAGCGGGGACAGGCGTTGCAGCCGGTTTTCCAAGAGGTCTCCCGCAACCTGATCGACCAGATGTGGCGCGGCGTCGACGAAGCGGAGCAACGCGAACTGGTGCGCCTGTTGAAAAAGATCCGAGCTAACCTGCCCTAA
- a CDS encoding MTH1187 family thiamine-binding protein — protein sequence MRVMVDLCIVPLGVGVSLSSYIAACEKVLNEAGLKIALHSYGTNIEGEWDEVFAAIKRCHETVHALGAPRITTTIKLGTRTDREQTMEDKIRSVQEKM from the coding sequence ATGAGAGTCATGGTTGATCTGTGCATCGTCCCGCTGGGTGTCGGCGTCTCCCTTTCCAGCTATATCGCGGCCTGCGAAAAGGTGCTGAACGAGGCCGGGCTGAAGATCGCGCTGCATTCCTACGGGACCAACATCGAGGGGGAGTGGGACGAGGTGTTCGCGGCGATCAAGCGTTGCCACGAGACCGTCCACGCCTTGGGCGCCCCTCGCATCACCACCACAATTAAACTCGGCACCCGTACCGACCGGGAGCAGACTATGGAGGACAAGATCAGGAGCGTGCAGGAGAAGATGTAG
- a CDS encoding cytidylate kinase-like family protein codes for MPDNLFIPSVDLRIGSLEEYNRRQKEKAASRQAKPKPRPCITISREYGCTGYPTAELLRDILMQRTGEEWVMIDRAIIDEVAKRHNLSQEILRTLGENNRLLSEILATFSSRWKSNYDYFLPLSQHVVALAEQGNVLILDLGGAIVARHLEHSYHFRIFGSEAFKITTLARRLNMEEEEAEKLMHRQQKVRDRFTSDFLNQDGHDPALYDMLFNNDRCTSDRIAHIIADFVLGTVG; via the coding sequence ATGCCTGACAACCTGTTCATACCGTCGGTGGATTTGCGGATAGGGAGCCTCGAGGAGTACAACCGCAGACAGAAAGAGAAGGCGGCGTCGAGGCAGGCCAAGCCCAAGCCCCGCCCCTGCATCACCATCTCTCGGGAGTATGGCTGCACCGGCTACCCGACAGCCGAGCTTTTGCGCGACATCCTGATGCAGAGAACCGGCGAGGAATGGGTCATGATCGACCGGGCCATAATCGACGAGGTCGCCAAGCGGCACAACCTGTCCCAGGAGATCCTGCGCACCCTGGGAGAGAACAACCGGCTCCTGTCCGAGATCCTGGCCACCTTCTCCTCGCGCTGGAAGAGCAACTACGACTACTTCCTGCCGCTGTCCCAGCACGTGGTGGCGCTCGCGGAGCAGGGCAACGTCCTCATCCTCGACCTTGGGGGCGCCATCGTGGCGCGGCACCTGGAACATTCCTATCACTTCCGGATCTTCGGTTCGGAAGCTTTCAAGATCACCACCCTGGCCCGTCGTCTCAATATGGAAGAGGAGGAGGCCGAGAAGCTCATGCACCGGCAGCAAAAGGTGCGTGATCGCTTCACCAGCGACTTCCTGAACCAAGACGGCCACGACCCCGCCCTCTACGACATGCTCTTCAACAACGATCGCTGCACTTCGGACCGGATCGCCCACATCATCGCCGATTTCGTGCTGGGGACGGTGGGGTGA
- a CDS encoding response regulator, with protein sequence MAKKTLLVVDDTVDNLIILYKLLRTEYAVIGANSGIEALRLVHSAAPDLILLDIMMPEMDGYEVCRQLKLDPHLRDIPVIFISALNEEVDEARGFEMGAVDFITKPVKPAILARRVAVHLELQSQKVALQHRNHELQAALSRVKELSGLLPICMTCKKIRDDQGYWNQLESYISEHSEALFSHSYCPECAAIAMDDFLN encoded by the coding sequence GTGGCAAAAAAAACCCTTCTTGTCGTAGACGATACCGTCGACAATCTCATCATCCTCTATAAGCTGCTGCGCACAGAGTACGCAGTCATCGGCGCCAACAGCGGCATCGAGGCACTGCGGCTGGTGCACTCCGCAGCGCCGGACCTGATCCTTCTGGACATCATGATGCCGGAAATGGACGGCTACGAGGTGTGCCGGCAACTGAAACTGGACCCGCACTTGCGCGACATCCCGGTCATCTTCATCTCCGCGCTCAACGAGGAGGTGGACGAGGCCCGCGGCTTCGAGATGGGCGCTGTGGACTTCATCACCAAACCGGTGAAGCCGGCCATCTTGGCGCGGCGCGTGGCAGTGCACTTGGAGTTGCAGTCCCAGAAGGTGGCGCTGCAACACCGAAACCACGAACTGCAGGCGGCCCTGTCCCGGGTGAAGGAGCTTTCCGGGCTCCTCCCTATCTGCATGACCTGCAAGAAGATCAGGGATGACCAAGGGTACTGGAACCAGTTAGAGTCCTACATCTCAGAACACTCCGAGGCGCTGTTCAGCCACAGTTATTGCCCCGAATGCGCCGCTATCGCCATGGACGACTTTCTCAACTAG
- a CDS encoding HyaD/HybD family hydrogenase maturation endopeptidase — protein sequence MAAHSVKNAPKVLVLGVGNVVMGDDGVGIRVVQQLQREYRFPKDVEIVDGGTLGLDLLPVLEGRSHLIMVDAVETGKEPGTCVRLAGEELPIALETKVSPHQMGLKDLLSVARLMGQAPGKMVLIGVQPGSIEMGTELTHEVSLQVETMKGAVLKELTAFGVQCRPVSRAVNECRD from the coding sequence GTGGCGGCTCATTCCGTGAAGAACGCACCGAAGGTCCTGGTGCTTGGCGTAGGAAACGTAGTGATGGGGGACGACGGTGTCGGCATCCGCGTAGTGCAGCAGCTGCAGCGGGAGTACCGGTTCCCCAAGGATGTCGAGATCGTGGACGGGGGGACGCTGGGGCTCGACCTCCTCCCGGTGCTCGAGGGGCGCAGCCACCTGATCATGGTCGATGCCGTGGAAACAGGGAAGGAGCCAGGGACCTGCGTGCGGCTTGCCGGCGAGGAACTCCCCATCGCCCTGGAGACCAAGGTGTCTCCCCACCAAATGGGGCTCAAGGACCTCCTCTCGGTAGCCAGGCTCATGGGACAGGCCCCGGGCAAGATGGTGCTGATCGGCGTACAGCCGGGAAGCATCGAAATGGGGACCGAGCTTACCCACGAGGTGTCGCTGCAGGTGGAGACCATGAAGGGGGCGGTGCTCAAGGAACTCACCGCGTTCGGCGTCCAGTGCCGCCCCGTCTCCCGCGCCGTCAACGAGTGCCGGGACTAG
- a CDS encoding DUF350 domain-containing protein, whose amino-acid sequence MNSVTVVESLGGVNGYFLHFLAAALLVALFCVVYVRITPYPEFKLIAQGKVAPAVSFAGALLGFAISLASAIAHSVSLLDMLVWAAVALLVQLLVFLVLRIIFADLSRAIAGDVLAPAILLGALSLAAGIVNAACMTY is encoded by the coding sequence ATGAATTCGGTAACGGTGGTGGAGTCCCTGGGAGGAGTGAACGGTTACTTCCTGCATTTTCTGGCCGCGGCGCTACTGGTGGCCCTGTTCTGCGTCGTCTACGTGCGCATCACACCCTACCCGGAGTTCAAGCTGATCGCCCAAGGCAAGGTGGCCCCCGCAGTGAGCTTCGCCGGGGCCCTGCTCGGCTTTGCCATCTCCCTGGCCAGCGCTATCGCCCATAGCGTATCGTTGCTGGACATGCTGGTCTGGGCGGCGGTCGCCCTGCTGGTCCAGTTGCTGGTGTTCCTGGTGCTGCGTATAATCTTCGCCGACCTGAGCCGCGCCATAGCGGGCGACGTACTGGCCCCGGCCATCCTGCTGGGTGCCCTCTCACTTGCCGCCGGCATCGTGAACGCCGCCTGCATGACCTACTAG